One part of the Gossypium raimondii isolate GPD5lz chromosome 1, ASM2569854v1, whole genome shotgun sequence genome encodes these proteins:
- the LOC105785851 gene encoding mitotic spindle checkpoint protein MAD2, whose product MASRTVAKDIITLRGSAAIVSEFFGYAANSILYNRGVYPEESFAKVKKYGLPMLLTQDEGVKSFISNLTAQLSEWLEAGKLQRVVMVIMSKAANEVLERWNFSIETDSDVVEKGVSREKSDREIMREIQAIMRQIASSITYLPCLDEPCVFDVLAYTDTDVPVPFTWIESDPKLIANPQMVKLHSFDTKIHKVDTLVSYKNDEWDEQ is encoded by the exons ATGGCGTCAAGAACAGTTGCCAAAGATATAATCACTCTTCGAGGCTCAGCGGCAATCGTCAGCGAGTTTTTTG GATATGCAGCGAACAG CATTTTGTACAATCGAGGAGTTTATCCAGAAGAAAGTTTTGCCAAAGTGAAGAAATACGGGCTCCCAATGTTGCTTACTCAAGATGAAGGTGTTAAATCCTTCATTTCGAATCTAACAGCTCAGCTTTCTG AATGGCTGGAAGCTGGGAAACTACAGAGGGTGGTAATGGTTATCATGAGCAAGGCAGCCAATGAGGTCTTGGAGAGGTGGAATTTCAGCATTGAGACTGATAGTGACGTTGTTGAGAAAGG TGTGTCAAGGGAAAAGAGTGACAGAGAAATCATGAGAGAAATTCAGGCAATCATGAGACAGATTGCCTCAAGTATTACTTACTTGCCGTGCCTTGATGAACCAT GTGTGTTTGATGTTCTAGCATACACTGATACGGATGTTCCAGTACCATTCACTTGGATTGAGAGTGACCCTAAGCTGATTGCAAATCCACAAATGGTGAAGTTGCATTCATTTGATACCAAG ATACACAAGGTTGACACTCTTGTTTCATACAAGAATGATGAATGGGACGAGCAGTAG
- the LOC105785849 gene encoding trihelix transcription factor GT-1, giving the protein MARDMIIEVTTNGGFPDHLHHHHPHSLQQQQQMILGESSGDDPEVKAPKKRAETWVQDETRSLIGFRKEMDGRFNTSKSNKHLWEKISAMMRKKGFDRSPTMCTDKWRNLLKEFKKAKHPDRGSGSVKMCYYKEIEEILRERTQKSYKAPTPPPKLDSFMHFSDKGLCFEDTSITFGPLEASGRPALNIEQGLDYDGHPLAITTANAVAASGVPPWNWRETPGNGGDCLPYGGRVITVKYGDYTQRIGIDGTTEAIREAIKSAFRLRTKRAFWLEDEDHIVRSLDREMPLGNYKLHLDEGLAVKVCLYDESDHIPVHTEEKIFYTEDDYREYLVLRGYAGLREIDGYRNIDSMDDLQTNTIYRGVS; this is encoded by the exons ATGGCCCGGGACATGATCATCGAGGTCACCACCAATGGGGGTTTTCCGGATCATCTCCACCACCACCATCCTCACTCTCTCCAACAACAGCAGCAAATGATCTTGGGCGAAAGCAGCGGCGATGACCCAGAAGTCAAAGCCCCCAAGAAACGAGCCGAGACCTGGGTCCAAGACGAAACCCGAAGCCTTATCGGTTTCCGAAAGGAAATGGACGGCCGTTTCAATACTTCTAAATCGAACAAGCACCTTTGGGAGAAGATATCAGCTATGATGAGGAAGAAAGGATTCGATCGATCCCCAACTATGTGTACGGACAAGTGGAGGAACTTGTTGAAGGAGTTTAAGAAAGCTAAGCATCCAGATAGAGGGAGCGGGTCAGTCAAGATGTGTTACTATAAGGAAATCGAAGAGATATTAAGGGAGAGGACACAGAAGTCTTATAAGGCTCCAACTCCTCCTCCCAAGCTTGATTCCTTTATGCATTTCTCTGATAAGGGTTTAT GTTTTGAGGATACCAGCATTACATTTGGTCCTCTTGAAG CTAGTGGTAGGCCAGCGCTTAATATTGAACAAGGTTTAGATTATGATGGACATCCTCTTGCCATCACCACAGCCAATGCAGTTGCAGCTAGTGGAGTTCCTCCTTGGAATTGGAGAGAGACCCCTGGAAATG GTGGAGATTGTCTGCCATATGGAGGCAGGGTTATAACGGTTAAGTATGGGGACTACACCCAAAGGATTGGTATCGACGGTACTACTGAAGCCATCAGAGAGGCAATTAAATCTGCTTTTAGATTGAGAACTAAGCGTGCATTTTGGTTGGAGGATGAAGATCATATAGTTCGTAGTCTCGACAGGGAAATGCCTTTAGGGAATTATAAACTCCATCTTGATGAAG GTTTGGCTGTGAAAGTGTGCCTGTATGATGAGTCAGATCATATACCAGTCCACACAGAGGAGAAGATTTTTTACACAGAAGATGATTACCGTGAATATCTAGTCCTTCGAGGGTACGCAGGTCTCAGAGAGATTGATGGATACAGAAACATTGACAGTATGGATGACCTTCAAACTAATACTATATATCGAGGTGTTAGTTGA